The Rhabdothermincola salaria genome segment CCGCCGAGAAGCGTCGCAGACGGGGGTCGTCCGGGATGAAGAAGAACGCCTTCTGCGAGCGAAGCCCCTGCGTCCAACGCACCAGGCGGCCGGTGGCCTGGCGGAAAAACAGCTCGGTCACCGTGTTGGTGGCGAAGACCCCGACCCGCAGGCGAGGGATGTCGACGCCCTCGGAGACCATGCGCACCGCCACGATCCACGGCTGATCGCCTTCGGCGAAGTGCTCGATGCGGGCCGAGGCGGTGGGGTCGTCGCTGACCACGAGGGTGGAGTGCACGCCGTGACGTCGACGCAGCAACTCGACGATCCCCCGGGCGTGCTCCTGGTCCATGGCGATCACCAGGCCGCCGGCATGGGGCTGGGTCACCCGGATGGCCTGGAGCTGGGCGTGGGCCTGATCGAGCACGACCGGCAGCCACTCGCCACTCAGCGACAGCGCGGTGCGCAGCCGCTGGCCGGACCGGGCGTGATCGAGGGCGTCGTCGAACGTGTGGGCGTACTCCGTGCCGTCGGGTCCGACCCACTCCATCTGACCGTCGATCCGGGGGAAGTACACGGGGCGCACCACCTTGCCGTCGACGAGGGCCTCGCCGTAGCCGTACTCGTAGTCGGCGTGGGCCTCGCCGAAGTCGTCGTAGTGCACGAACGGGATGGCGGCGGTGTCGGAGCGGAACGGGGTGCCCGAGAGGGCCAGGCGCCGCGCGGCCAGCTCGAACGCGGTGCGCACGCCCTCCCCCCATGCCCGGTCGTCGCCGGCGTGGTGGAGCTCGTCGAAGATCACGAACGCCCCCGCGGCGATCCCTCGGAGAGCCACCGGTTGCATGGCCACCTGCTGGTAGGTGACCACGATGCCGTGCATGTCCGCCGGCAGCCGCCCGTCCCGGGCCGACCACTGCGGCTCGAGGTGCAGGTCGAGGCGAGCGGCCGCACTGGCCCACTGCACCTTCAGGTGTTGGGTGGGCGCCACCACCACCACCCGTCGGTCGGGGTGGGTGGCCAGGTGCTGCACCGCCGCGGTCAGGGCGAAGGTCGTCTTGCCCGCCCCCGGGGTGGCCACGGCCAGGAAGTCGGGATCGCTCGAGGTCTGGAAGCGTTCGAGGGCCTGTTTCTGCCAGGGCCGGAGGCGGACGGAGCGCGACATGTCGAGCGCCGGAGTCTACCGAGGCCCGGGGCCCCCTCCGGATGGCTCAGTACACGTCGACGGGGGTGCCCACGGCCCCTGCTCCCGAGGCCCAGAGCCAGTCGACCGAGGGATCGGGCAGCCGCACGCAGCCGTGGGAGGCCGGGCTGGCCAACACCGGGTAGCCCCCGTGGAAGGCGATGCCGCCCACGAAGTACTTGGGCCGGTAGAGGGGTCCCCAGGGTCCGGGGTCCCACCCGTCGACCTGGCGGAAGATGCTGTAGTCCCCCGGCGGCGTGGCGGTGGCCGCCGCACCGGAGGTGGCGTTGAGGGCGGTGACGTTGCCCGCCGCCTCCACCACGATCACGACCTGGGCCGCCAGGTCGACCTCGATGTGCGGGTGGCGACCGAGCCGGGGTTCCACCGGCCCGGCCGAGGCGAGGGCGCCGAGGGTCTGCGGTCCGGCCACGCCGTCGCGGGCCAGCCCGTGCAGCTTCTGGAAGGCCATGACCGCGTGGCGGGTGCCCGGGCCGTACTCGCCGGGGGGATCGGTCACCGCGAAGCCGCGAGCCGCCAGCTCGTACTGCAGGGCACCGATCTCCTCGGAGGTGTCGGGCACCACCGAGACCGGCTCGGGGACGGTCGTCGTCGTCGTGGTGGGGGCGGCGGTCGTGGTGGGAGTCGCAGTGGTGGTCGGCGCCGCGGTCGTGGTGCTCGCCGACGTGGTGGAGGGGGACGCCGTGGTGGGACTCGCGGCACTGTCGGGAGCCCCGGTGGGCTGCGAGCCGCCACCGCCGGCGCACGACGCCAGGACCACCGCCAGGCCCACGAGGGCGGCGAGACGGAGCAGTCGGGGAGCGAGGGAGGGACCAGACATCGCCCTCCACTCTTCCAGAAGCGAGCCCGGCGGCGGCATCGCGAGCTCCAACCGGGGCCGGCGGGGGGCGTCACGCCCCGTCGGGACCGACCCCGGCACCCGGGCCGGGCCCCGTTAGGCTCGCCGCGTGGAACCGCCCCCCTCGGTGACGGTGCACCTCCCCGACGAGGTGGCCGGCCCCCCCAGCACCCTCATCGGCCCCACCGGCACCGCCCCCGAGCTGGAGCTGATCGTGCCCGCCGACCGAGCCGTGCCCGATTCCGCGTCGGGACGCACCCATGTCCTGCCGCTGTTCGTGGCCGGGGTCGTGCTGGTGGTCGTCGTCACCGTGGTGCTGATCCGGGCCCGTCGAACCCGACGCCCCGACCCCGGGTCGGCCGGTCAGTTGCCCGACGGGTCCGAGGGGTAGAGCGAGAGCCACGCCGTACTCCCCTGCTGGCGACGCAGCACGATGCGCCAGAGGTCGTCGGGGCGGTCGCTCCACAGGTCGGCACCGAGAGCGGGCACCACCAACCAGGCTTCCTGGTCGAGCTCGGCTTCGAGCTGCCCCGCCCCCCAGCCGGAGTACCCGACGAAGACCCGCACCTCCTCGAGGCGAGGGTCGGGGCCGGGGTCGGCGCCCAGGTCGAGCGTGGCCAGCGGGCCGGGCCCGTCGGTGGCCAACGGGATCGGGCTCCAGGGTCGGTCACCGGGGTCGTGCGACCCCGGCGCCGGCCGACCGAGGCCTATGGCCGCGGCCTGCTCGACCGGTCCACCGACGAAGACCACCGCCGGATCCGACGCCAGCGGCGCCCACTGCGGGAGCGATCCGCCGACGTCGACGTCGGTGGGCCGGTTCAGCACCAACCCCAGCGCACCGTCGTCACCGTGGTCGAGGAGCAGCACGACCGTCCGGTCGAAGTTGGGGTCACCGATCACCGGTGTGGCCACGAGCAGGCAACCGGCGAGCGCACGATCGGTCACGCCATCGATGATGGCACGCGGCCGCGGACCACGGACGGTCGCCGCAGGGCGGCGCGGCCCCCAGGGATCGGGGCGTTCAGCCCTCGGTCTTCTCGTCGGCGATCTGCTGGTGCACCTGCTCCATGTCGATGGACTCGATCTGGCGGACGATGTCCTCGAGGGCCTGCTCGGGCAGGGCACCGGGCTGGCTGTAGAGCACGACCTTGTCGCGCACGGCCATCAGCGTGGGGATGGACTGGATCTGGAAGGCTCCAGCGAGCTCGGGCTCGGCCTCGGTGTCGACCTTGGCGAACACCACGCCCGGGTGGGCCTCGGAGACCTTCTCGTAGACCGGTGCGAACATCTTGCAGGGCCCGCACCATTCGGCCCAGAAGTCGATGAGGACGATGTCGTTGTCGTCGAGGGTCTGCTCGAACGTGTCCTTGGTCAGCGTGGTGGTCGCCATGTCCTGGTGGTCCTCTCGTGTGGTCGTGACGGGCCCCTCGCGGGATACCCAGTGGGGTATACAACAACGGGGGGCACCGGGATGTTCCCGCCCGACGATGCGGGCGGCTACTGACGCAGCAGCGACAGCAGCCGGAGGATCTCGAGGTACAGCCACACCACCGTGACGGTGACGCCGAACGCACCGAACCACTCCATGTACTTCGGGGCCCCGGCCTTCGATGCCTGCTCGATGAAGGCGAAGTCCAGGCCGAGGTTGAGGGCAGCCACGATCACGATGACGACGCTGATGCCGATGCCGAGCGCCGAGGGCTCGTTCCAGAACATGATGTCGGCGCCGAAGAGGGTCGCGATCCAGGTCACGGCGTACATGACGAAGATGCCGAGCGTGGCGGCCACGACCACGGCCACGTACTTCTTGGTGACCTTGATGATCCGGGTGGCGTACAGGAAGAACATGACGAAGAACACCGCCAGCGTGGCCCCGATGGCCTGCACCACGATGCCGTTCCACTCGGCGTTGTAGACCGCGGAGATGGCTCCCAGCGCGACGCCGTAGGCCAGCGCGTAGGCGGGCGCCGTGAACGGCGAGAGCTTGGGCTTGACGATGGTGAGGATGGCCAGACCCAGACCCACCAGCACGGAGATCAGCAGCCAGCCCGGCATGGACGTGGTGTTGACCATCACCTCCTGGCCGGTCTCGGGGTCGATGCGGGCCTCGGAGGTCTGATCGACCTGCATCCACCCGAACGAGCCGGCGGCCAGGATGATGGCGAACAGCACACCGATGGCGGTCATGCTGCCGCCGAGCGTCATGGTGGGCCCGTCGTGGGGCACGTCGGGGATCGAGCCGAAACGGCCCCCGCCGGCGGCCTTGGTGCCGGCTGCGGCCTGGGTGGCCGCGCCGGAGGAAGGTCCTGCCGTGCTGGCCCATCCGGGGCCAGTGGCCCCCTCGCGCTCGAAGCGCTGGGGGGTGAGGACGGGGTTGGCCATGACTGCTCCTTGTACGAGGGCTCGGTGCCAGCGGTCTCAGTCTACGGAGCGCGGCGTGTTCGCCGGGCGCGCCAGTACCGCAGGACCAACGAACTGCGACCCGACCCGCTCGCGGCCGGTTCGGACGTCATGTCGGAGTCGATCACCGGGTGGCGTTCGATGTAGGTGGAGCCGAGCGCCTGCACGACCGCGCTGAACGGCAAGGCCAGCAGGGCGCCGATGCCCCCGAGGATCCCGATGCCCGCCAGTACGGATCCGAACGCCACCGCCGGGTGCAGGTCCATGGTGCGGGCGCTGATGCGCGGCGCGAAGACGTAGTTCTCGATCTGTTGGTAGAAGGTGGCGAAGGCGACGACGAGCACGGCGTCGAACGGGCTGCCCACCAGGGCGATGAAGGCGGGCAGCGCGGCGGCCAGGTAGGTGCCGACCACGGGCACGAACTGCGAGACCAGCCCCACGAACACGGCGAGGGCGATGGCGTAGGGGACGCCGATGATCTCGAAGGCGATCCAGTGCGCCACGCCCGAGAGCAGGGCGAGCAGCG includes the following:
- a CDS encoding DEAD/DEAH box helicase, producing MSRSVRLRPWQKQALERFQTSSDPDFLAVATPGAGKTTFALTAAVQHLATHPDRRVVVVAPTQHLKVQWASAAARLDLHLEPQWSARDGRLPADMHGIVVTYQQVAMQPVALRGIAAGAFVIFDELHHAGDDRAWGEGVRTAFELAARRLALSGTPFRSDTAAIPFVHYDDFGEAHADYEYGYGEALVDGKVVRPVYFPRIDGQMEWVGPDGTEYAHTFDDALDHARSGQRLRTALSLSGEWLPVVLDQAHAQLQAIRVTQPHAGGLVIAMDQEHARGIVELLRRRHGVHSTLVVSDDPTASARIEHFAEGDQPWIVAVRMVSEGVDIPRLRVGVFATNTVTELFFRQATGRLVRWTQGLRSQKAFFFIPDDPRLRRFSAGIAEQRRHSLRRRDDEEGREGDDGIDDAVPVSAQEEQLSLFSALSAVTLGGHEPEWVSEDHDPDGVLALDDGDEDEDLTILLAPPPRPGGGGSHTHHRTRREHKAHLRMENAERARDIVRRSGLTHAQVNAELNRLSSVRRVSEATVEQLERRLNQADRWLSRL
- a CDS encoding L,D-transpeptidase family protein codes for the protein MSGPSLAPRLLRLAALVGLAVVLASCAGGGGSQPTGAPDSAASPTTASPSTTSASTTTAAPTTTATPTTTAAPTTTTTTVPEPVSVVPDTSEEIGALQYELAARGFAVTDPPGEYGPGTRHAVMAFQKLHGLARDGVAGPQTLGALASAGPVEPRLGRHPHIEVDLAAQVVIVVEAAGNVTALNATSGAAATATPPGDYSIFRQVDGWDPGPWGPLYRPKYFVGGIAFHGGYPVLASPASHGCVRLPDPSVDWLWASGAGAVGTPVDVY
- a CDS encoding YqgE/AlgH family protein — protein: MTDRALAGCLLVATPVIGDPNFDRTVVLLLDHGDDGALGLVLNRPTDVDVGGSLPQWAPLASDPAVVFVGGPVEQAAAIGLGRPAPGSHDPGDRPWSPIPLATDGPGPLATLDLGADPGPDPRLEEVRVFVGYSGWGAGQLEAELDQEAWLVVPALGADLWSDRPDDLWRIVLRRQQGSTAWLSLYPSDPSGN
- the trxA gene encoding thioredoxin, with the protein product MATTTLTKDTFEQTLDDNDIVLIDFWAEWCGPCKMFAPVYEKVSEAHPGVVFAKVDTEAEPELAGAFQIQSIPTLMAVRDKVVLYSQPGALPEQALEDIVRQIESIDMEQVHQQIADEKTEG
- a CDS encoding Bax inhibitor-1/YccA family protein; the protein is MANPVLTPQRFEREGATGPGWASTAGPSSGAATQAAAGTKAAGGGRFGSIPDVPHDGPTMTLGGSMTAIGVLFAIILAAGSFGWMQVDQTSEARIDPETGQEVMVNTTSMPGWLLISVLVGLGLAILTIVKPKLSPFTAPAYALAYGVALGAISAVYNAEWNGIVVQAIGATLAVFFVMFFLYATRIIKVTKKYVAVVVAATLGIFVMYAVTWIATLFGADIMFWNEPSALGIGISVVIVIVAALNLGLDFAFIEQASKAGAPKYMEWFGAFGVTVTVVWLYLEILRLLSLLRQ